In one window of Deltaproteobacteria bacterium DNA:
- a CDS encoding glutamine synthetase yields ELNLRAKARVLEHTPEAELTEYYLRYLHDEKNLKAVTICFSNLEGRFHMLDYDKKFLLKSYNNLTFDGSSIRGFSEVRESDLRLEVDWGSLRWLPTDVFGPGKVIAFGRIRDRDGSVYVSDMRSRLQELTNKLWEDNKTVANVSVEIEGFLFEGINAEQNYISRNGFSFVSSGGYYNSLPKDPLRIFIDSFAEAQRAMGFENEKDHPEVAPSQFELNYNFCDALVAADQIQIYKLLARQVAANQGRTACFLPKPVANINGSGMHTNMSIAREGQNLFHSADGQDGLSEFAWGFVDRLLANAGDLCLVMNSSVNAYRRLDPNFEAPNQIKSSAIDRTSMVRIPLANKTSARIEVRTVSPDANPYLTIYSLIRTGLEGNMGQPGEHRGRGGQAKLLPIDIYSAVEKFEDSSYLKEILGDDTHRKYMNLKIASADRCPRELGTIVKTEEILFHHEVTNQYLWSRF; encoded by the coding sequence GAGCTCAATCTTCGGGCGAAGGCGAGAGTGCTAGAACACACCCCAGAAGCTGAACTTACAGAGTACTATTTAAGGTACTTACATGACGAAAAAAATCTTAAAGCGGTTACCATTTGCTTTTCCAATCTGGAAGGGCGCTTCCACATGCTGGATTACGATAAGAAGTTCTTGCTAAAATCGTATAACAACCTCACCTTCGACGGCTCATCTATTCGCGGTTTTTCTGAAGTTCGAGAATCAGACTTAAGACTAGAAGTCGACTGGGGCTCATTGCGATGGCTGCCAACTGACGTCTTCGGTCCAGGTAAGGTAATTGCCTTTGGCCGCATTCGCGACCGAGATGGCTCAGTATACGTGTCCGATATGCGAAGCCGTTTGCAGGAGCTAACCAATAAACTTTGGGAAGACAACAAAACAGTTGCGAATGTAAGTGTTGAGATTGAGGGTTTTCTTTTTGAAGGCATCAACGCCGAGCAAAACTACATTTCAAGAAACGGCTTTAGCTTCGTTTCAAGCGGCGGGTATTACAATTCGTTGCCAAAAGATCCTTTGCGCATTTTCATAGATAGCTTTGCCGAAGCTCAACGCGCTATGGGCTTTGAAAATGAAAAAGATCACCCTGAAGTTGCGCCATCGCAGTTTGAACTTAACTATAATTTCTGTGATGCTTTAGTAGCAGCCGATCAAATTCAAATTTACAAACTACTAGCTAGACAAGTAGCCGCTAACCAAGGACGCACTGCTTGTTTCCTTCCAAAACCAGTTGCCAACATCAACGGTAGCGGAATGCACACTAATATGTCGATAGCTCGAGAGGGCCAAAACCTATTCCACAGCGCAGACGGCCAAGATGGCCTTTCCGAGTTTGCCTGGGGCTTTGTTGACCGCCTCCTAGCTAACGCTGGCGACTTGTGCTTGGTTATGAATTCAAGCGTAAACGCCTACCGCAGGCTAGATCCAAATTTTGAGGCACCTAACCAGATTAAATCGTCTGCTATTGACAGAACATCAATGGTGCGAATCCCATTGGCAAATAAGACGAGCGCACGCATAGAAGTGAGAACCGTCTCACCCGACGCTAATCCGTACCTCACAATTTACTCACTAATACGAACCGGGTTAGAGGGGAATATGGGTCAGCCTGGAGAGCATAGAGGACGCGGAGGTCAAGCCAAACTACTGCCGATTGACATTTATAGCGCGGTAGAAAAGTTTGAAGATAGCTCCTATCTAAAGGAGATACTTGGAGATGACACTCACAGAAAATATATGAACTTAAAAATTGCGTCTGCGGATCGCTGCCCACGAGAACTCGGAACTATTGTAAAAACTGAGGAAATACTTTTTCACCATGAGGTGACTAACCAGTACCTCTGGTCGCGATTCTAA
- a CDS encoding segregation/condensation protein A, translating into MSEELLTNFSSFQANSFAVHLDCFSGPLDLLLHLVRREEVSIEKVNMSNIADQYLQVIHSAKELDLDLAAEFLVVAATLLAIKSQLLLPASQVAEIADEEAEDSSAYEELRERLRRYEQTKRQAQALRNIPQLGVDTFSRLDRSLLRPDPEILELSPDPQSLGVMFVKLLERIGETVRSIRIRLEPISVVDFMMRIINTLQGHTRPLTVVPKTFSGLLSAFRKRSPIKILATHELDGREADIQDRQLIVGTFISMLELIKRGFLSASQSGEMSDIDLSLRLRTNEEINNLELAEEDRQDRQVVGMSIA; encoded by the coding sequence ATGTCAGAGGAGCTGCTAACAAATTTTTCGAGCTTTCAGGCAAATTCCTTTGCCGTTCATTTGGATTGCTTTAGTGGGCCACTCGACTTATTACTACACCTAGTCCGTCGAGAGGAAGTGTCCATTGAAAAAGTAAACATGTCAAATATTGCAGATCAATATCTGCAGGTAATACACAGCGCAAAGGAGCTCGACTTAGATTTAGCAGCCGAATTCTTGGTCGTCGCAGCTACCTTGCTAGCAATTAAGAGTCAGCTATTGCTGCCAGCTTCGCAGGTAGCTGAAATTGCAGATGAAGAAGCCGAGGACAGCAGCGCTTACGAAGAACTGAGAGAAAGACTCCGACGTTATGAACAAACGAAACGCCAAGCTCAAGCATTGCGAAACATTCCCCAGCTTGGCGTCGACACATTTTCTCGATTAGATCGCTCACTGCTTAGACCAGATCCAGAAATTCTCGAATTATCACCAGACCCTCAGTCGCTAGGAGTGATGTTCGTTAAACTACTAGAAAGGATTGGCGAAACAGTCCGCTCTATTCGCATTCGCCTAGAACCGATTTCGGTTGTCGATTTCATGATGCGAATAATCAACACATTACAAGGACATACCCGCCCACTAACAGTTGTCCCTAAGACGTTCAGTGGGTTATTAAGCGCATTTAGGAAACGGTCGCCAATAAAAATCTTAGCAACACATGAGCTAGATGGCCGTGAAGCAGATATTCAGGATCGCCAGCTCATAGTCGGCACTTTTATTTCTATGCTCGAGTTGATAAAGAGAGGATTTTTGAGCGCCTCGCAGAGCGGCGAGATGAGCGATATTGATCTAAGTCTTCGCCTGCGGACCAATGAGGAGATAAACAATCTCGAGTTAGCAGAAGAAGATAGACAAGATCGACAAGTCGTTGGGATGTCGATCGCTTAA
- the scpB gene encoding SMC-Scp complex subunit ScpB, whose product MLEESIGKDSLVQRIELSRAAVISALLFVSPKPLTVETIAEATDSDIVTVEEILEEVLSLFKDDVHGFSLHEVAGGWQLRTSTLAADAVKRLIPPRGKKLSRAAAETLAVIAYKQPVERAEIESIRGVDALPTLKTLLDGKLIRVVGRAETAGTPALYGTTMTFLEKFGLKDLSDLPSGHELEELLAEPGEEEALENESASQ is encoded by the coding sequence GTGTTAGAAGAAAGTATTGGCAAGGACTCCTTGGTTCAGCGGATCGAGCTTTCAAGAGCCGCAGTTATCAGCGCCTTACTTTTTGTGTCCCCCAAACCGTTGACAGTAGAGACGATTGCGGAAGCTACCGATTCAGACATCGTAACAGTAGAGGAAATCCTAGAAGAGGTGCTCAGTTTATTCAAAGATGACGTACATGGCTTTTCTCTTCACGAGGTTGCCGGCGGATGGCAATTGCGCACTTCTACGCTTGCGGCAGATGCAGTAAAACGACTTATTCCACCAAGAGGCAAAAAGTTAAGCCGCGCGGCAGCCGAAACACTAGCGGTCATCGCGTACAAGCAACCGGTAGAACGAGCTGAAATTGAAAGCATTAGAGGAGTAGACGCTTTGCCTACTCTAAAAACACTTCTCGATGGAAAACTCATAAGAGTAGTCGGACGAGCAGAGACCGCGGGAACGCCAGCGCTGTACGGGACTACTATGACTTTTCTTGAGAAATTTGGCCTTAAAGATCTTTCTGACTTGCCATCGGGGCATGAACTCGAGGAACTGCTAGCAGAACCAGGCGAGGAAGAGGCTTTAGAAAACGAGAGCGCGTCTCAGTAA
- a CDS encoding rRNA pseudouridine synthase translates to MTKQRLQKVIARAGICSRRKAEDYIANGRVSVNEKVVCEPGTSVDPETDLICVDGKELRATPTVLYRFYKPRDVITSMQDTHGRKTVGDFARQLPTRVFPVGRLDRDVTGLLLLTNDGEFAQRMLHPRFSVPRTYYAVVPGKPKQEVFTRLKRGLELDCGFGCVLDAHAVKASKRTIELFGNIERDSSIISVTVTLGRKHFVKKILAAVGYPVKQLCRVSFGPYFLGNLRPGEIVKESINTSIIEAI, encoded by the coding sequence TTGACAAAGCAGCGACTTCAAAAAGTTATCGCCCGAGCTGGTATCTGCTCAAGGCGCAAAGCCGAAGATTACATTGCAAACGGACGCGTAAGCGTAAACGAAAAGGTAGTTTGCGAACCTGGAACAAGCGTCGATCCAGAAACTGATTTAATTTGCGTCGACGGCAAAGAACTCAGAGCTACTCCAACAGTTCTCTACCGATTTTACAAACCAAGAGATGTAATTACGTCAATGCAGGACACACATGGACGAAAAACCGTAGGCGACTTCGCTCGGCAATTGCCGACACGAGTATTTCCAGTTGGACGACTAGATAGAGACGTAACTGGATTACTCCTACTAACTAACGACGGAGAATTTGCGCAGCGAATGCTTCACCCACGCTTTTCAGTTCCACGCACCTACTACGCCGTTGTTCCGGGAAAACCCAAACAAGAAGTATTTACGCGCCTAAAACGGGGCTTAGAACTAGATTGTGGTTTCGGCTGCGTTTTAGATGCGCATGCAGTTAAAGCTTCTAAGAGAACTATAGAGTTATTCGGTAACATCGAGCGTGACTCAAGCATCATTTCTGTCACGGTGACACTAGGAAGAAAACATTTTGTTAAAAAAATCCTAGCCGCTGTAGGCTACCCAGTGAAACAATTATGCCGAGTCTCCTTTGGCCCCTACTTTTTGGGCAATCTTCGACCGGGCGAAATCGTCAAAGAAAGCATAAACACCTCTATAATTGAAGCGATTTGA
- a CDS encoding MgtC/SapB family protein, producing MFVARVLTILGHSFVLPDYVQQLLLAALLGLSLGTERAYRRKAASVRTFSMICAGSCLFSLLSVQVAGHPLEGQYDPTRVAAGIVTGIGFVGGGVIFLSDRRVQGISTASMIWLAAGIGMACGFNRIDVALWSFVVYWFIIVASVVLHKMFGARVPKVQVVTRAENPSSQSDDVH from the coding sequence GTGTTTGTAGCTAGAGTTTTAACTATTTTGGGGCATTCATTTGTATTGCCTGATTACGTGCAGCAGCTACTGCTTGCGGCGCTATTGGGTTTGTCTTTGGGGACTGAGCGAGCTTATCGTCGAAAGGCTGCTTCGGTGAGGACTTTTTCTATGATTTGCGCGGGGAGCTGCCTTTTTTCACTGCTTTCTGTGCAAGTCGCAGGTCACCCATTGGAAGGCCAGTATGATCCAACTCGAGTAGCGGCTGGAATTGTAACGGGTATTGGTTTTGTTGGCGGTGGAGTAATATTTTTAAGCGATCGGCGCGTGCAGGGTATTTCAACGGCTTCCATGATATGGCTAGCTGCTGGAATTGGAATGGCTTGTGGTTTTAACCGAATCGACGTGGCTTTGTGGAGTTTTGTAGTTTATTGGTTTATAATAGTGGCGTCGGTTGTTTTGCACAAAATGTTTGGTGCCAGGGTGCCAAAGGTGCAGGTAGTTACGCGGGCGGAAAATCCAAGCAGCCAAAGCGATGATGTTCACTAG
- a CDS encoding glucokinase has protein sequence MVTRVMSSEILAADIGATSCRFAHFRTSDEGIKLLSSKWLRTSEQNSFAGLLHNLAESDFSLTPKEADIVSIGVAGPIEDGVYCKPPYISWEIDFSCAERDYGFSRYCLINDFVAQAYACKSPIAQMATQVVDGKARRDATIAVIGAGSNLGKAIVAVREGGNYIVVPSEGGHITFPLQSRRELEFAQFVLTRTAADYLTCNEVISGKGLSRIHEFLTGECLEPSEVSARFADHNETLLWASRFYGRVCRNFALDTLALGGVFIAGGVAAKVPQLVKHPAFREEFVSSPRHNELLSTIPVYLIVDEESGLWGAAMCGAKKLCEVLSRE, from the coding sequence GTGGTTACAAGAGTTATGAGTAGTGAAATTCTTGCTGCGGATATTGGCGCAACGAGCTGTAGATTTGCGCATTTTAGGACAAGCGATGAAGGAATAAAACTCTTAAGTAGCAAATGGCTAAGAACCAGTGAGCAGAACTCGTTTGCGGGGTTACTGCATAACTTGGCTGAGAGCGATTTTTCTCTTACGCCAAAGGAGGCTGATATAGTTTCCATTGGTGTTGCTGGTCCGATTGAGGACGGAGTCTACTGCAAGCCACCTTATATTTCTTGGGAAATCGATTTTTCGTGTGCCGAGCGCGACTATGGTTTTTCACGATATTGTTTAATTAACGATTTTGTAGCCCAGGCTTATGCCTGTAAGTCTCCAATCGCGCAAATGGCTACGCAAGTTGTCGATGGAAAGGCGAGACGAGATGCAACTATTGCTGTTATTGGGGCAGGAAGCAATTTGGGAAAAGCCATAGTTGCGGTTAGAGAGGGTGGAAACTATATCGTGGTTCCTTCTGAGGGAGGACATATCACTTTTCCGCTTCAGTCCAGGAGAGAGTTAGAGTTTGCTCAATTTGTCTTGACAAGAACTGCTGCCGATTACCTAACGTGCAATGAAGTGATATCGGGCAAGGGACTATCCCGCATTCATGAGTTTCTTACTGGCGAGTGTCTAGAACCATCTGAAGTAAGTGCTCGTTTTGCAGACCATAATGAAACGCTTTTGTGGGCGTCGCGTTTTTATGGTCGAGTATGTAGAAATTTTGCGCTAGATACTCTAGCACTAGGGGGAGTTTTTATTGCCGGTGGCGTAGCGGCTAAAGTTCCTCAATTAGTCAAGCACCCGGCGTTTCGAGAAGAGTTTGTAAGCTCTCCTAGGCATAATGAGCTTTTAAGCACAATTCCGGTTTATTTAATTGTCGATGAGGAGAGCGGGTTATGGGGTGCTGCGATGTGTGGCGCTAAGAAACTATGTGAGGTTTTGAGTAGAGAATGA
- the clpS gene encoding ATP-dependent Clp protease adapter ClpS, with product MPRTKIINETDILTEDNIDVKEPPMYRVILLNDDYTSMDFVLLILKSIFRKSSEEATRLMLTVHNHGSATAGLYTKEVAETKIAMVHQIAREHEFPLKCQMEPI from the coding sequence ATGCCAAGAACTAAAATTATTAACGAAACAGACATTCTCACAGAAGATAACATTGATGTTAAAGAGCCACCTATGTATCGAGTCATTTTATTAAATGACGACTATACAAGCATGGATTTCGTGCTTCTTATACTTAAAAGCATTTTTAGAAAAAGCTCTGAGGAAGCAACTCGCTTGATGCTGACAGTGCATAATCACGGGTCTGCAACTGCTGGACTTTACACTAAAGAAGTGGCCGAAACTAAAATAGCAATGGTGCATCAGATTGCTCGTGAACATGAGTTTCCTTTAAAATGCCAAATGGAACCAATTTAA
- the clpA gene encoding ATP-dependent Clp protease ATP-binding subunit ClpA → MLEPAVEKLLQDATQEAITRSNELVCLEHLLYAMLEDGEVAAIIEHCGAQIAEIRNKLERFFDTKLESTPPFMSLEPQQSLAFQRVLQRAILHVRYSSKDKVSPGDVLAAIFTETDSHAVYFLRQANISRLDVLECISHGPVSTSDFSDRYDHVDEGDESLNLSDRRASPLEQFAIDLNQKARDEKIDPLIGRDKEISRLVHVLCRRNKNNPILVGDQGVGKTAIVEGFARKLVAGEVPKHLSTCQIFALDLGALLAGTKYRGDFEARFKAVIQALEKIPNAILFIDEIHTVVGAGATSGGTMDAANLLKPILSSRELRIVGSTTYEEYKNVFEKDRALARRFSRIEILEPSVTDAIEILKGLKSRFEAHHHVRYSLSAIKGCAELSEKYLRERLLPDKAIDVMDEAGAALRLSSSDERERIVRLSHIEKVISDMARIPAQTVSTTEADKLKNLETNLKQVVFGQDRAIAALAQAIRRARAGLSQENKPVGSFLFVGPTGVGKTEVSRQLAEILGVELVRFDMSEYMEKHSVARLIGTPPGYVGFEQGGLLTDAIMRNPHSVLLLDEIEKAHPDLFNILLQVMDHATLTDHNGKKACFRNAIIIMTSNVGSENLSGQAIGFGNEARQVDQSSINKTFRPEFRNRLDMVVKFEPLKPETVEHIVDKFIAEIDSKLLNKKASIVVTPEARSWLARQGYSPEYGARSIHRLIQEKIKDPLADELLFGQLRQGGLVTVRLEGEDIKLAVEQNAEKKATVKS, encoded by the coding sequence ATGCTGGAACCAGCCGTAGAAAAGCTCTTACAGGACGCAACTCAGGAGGCAATCACTCGCTCTAACGAGCTGGTCTGTCTCGAGCACTTGCTCTATGCCATGCTAGAAGACGGCGAAGTAGCAGCTATCATTGAACACTGCGGAGCTCAGATAGCAGAAATAAGAAATAAGCTAGAAAGATTTTTTGACACTAAACTCGAGTCGACGCCTCCGTTTATGTCACTAGAGCCACAACAATCCCTTGCCTTTCAAAGAGTCCTCCAGAGAGCCATTTTGCACGTGCGTTACTCTAGCAAGGATAAAGTCTCACCGGGAGATGTGTTGGCTGCAATTTTTACCGAGACCGATAGCCACGCCGTCTATTTTTTGCGCCAGGCAAATATATCCCGCCTCGACGTACTCGAGTGCATATCGCATGGCCCTGTTAGCACAAGCGACTTCAGCGATAGATACGACCACGTGGACGAAGGCGATGAATCGCTAAACCTTAGCGACCGGCGGGCAAGTCCTTTGGAACAGTTCGCAATCGATCTAAACCAAAAGGCTCGCGATGAAAAAATAGATCCCCTTATAGGACGCGACAAAGAGATTAGTCGCTTAGTGCATGTTCTTTGTCGGCGCAACAAAAATAATCCCATATTGGTTGGCGATCAGGGCGTTGGCAAGACTGCGATTGTTGAAGGATTCGCCCGAAAACTAGTAGCCGGAGAAGTTCCCAAGCATTTGTCCACATGTCAAATTTTCGCACTCGATCTAGGGGCACTGCTTGCCGGGACGAAATATAGAGGCGATTTCGAGGCCCGCTTTAAGGCAGTCATTCAGGCATTAGAGAAAATTCCAAACGCCATTCTCTTCATTGACGAAATTCACACCGTAGTCGGTGCGGGAGCGACCTCCGGTGGCACGATGGATGCGGCCAATCTGCTTAAACCAATACTTTCCTCACGCGAGCTTCGGATTGTCGGCAGCACGACATATGAGGAATATAAGAACGTCTTTGAGAAGGATCGAGCCCTTGCTAGGCGTTTTTCGAGAATTGAGATTTTAGAACCGAGCGTAACAGACGCGATTGAAATTCTAAAGGGCCTTAAATCGCGCTTTGAGGCACATCACCATGTGCGGTATTCGCTTTCCGCAATCAAAGGCTGCGCAGAGCTATCCGAAAAATACCTCCGCGAACGCCTATTGCCCGATAAGGCCATTGATGTCATGGACGAAGCAGGGGCAGCGCTACGCCTATCGTCATCAGACGAAAGAGAGCGAATCGTTCGTTTGTCACATATAGAGAAAGTCATTTCCGATATGGCTCGAATACCAGCGCAGACCGTTAGCACTACTGAGGCAGATAAACTTAAAAACTTAGAAACTAACCTAAAGCAAGTTGTTTTCGGGCAGGACCGCGCCATTGCAGCTTTGGCTCAAGCAATTAGGCGTGCACGAGCCGGGCTTTCGCAAGAAAACAAGCCAGTTGGGTCGTTCTTGTTCGTCGGCCCAACTGGCGTAGGCAAGACGGAAGTGAGCAGGCAGCTAGCGGAGATCCTGGGCGTTGAGTTAGTGCGCTTTGACATGAGCGAGTATATGGAGAAGCACTCCGTTGCGCGTCTCATCGGAACACCCCCGGGGTATGTTGGCTTTGAACAAGGTGGACTGCTCACGGATGCGATAATGCGAAATCCGCACTCGGTACTTCTGTTAGACGAGATTGAAAAAGCCCATCCAGATCTATTCAATATTCTGCTCCAAGTCATGGATCACGCCACACTTACGGATCACAACGGCAAGAAGGCATGTTTTCGCAACGCGATTATAATCATGACATCAAATGTCGGCTCCGAGAATTTAAGTGGCCAAGCTATAGGCTTTGGCAACGAAGCTAGACAAGTGGATCAAAGCTCGATAAACAAGACATTTCGTCCAGAATTTAGAAATCGCCTGGACATGGTGGTAAAATTTGAGCCTCTTAAACCAGAAACGGTAGAGCATATCGTAGACAAGTTTATTGCCGAAATAGATAGCAAACTTCTAAACAAGAAAGCCTCTATTGTCGTAACCCCTGAAGCGCGCTCGTGGCTAGCAAGGCAGGGTTATAGCCCGGAATATGGGGCACGTTCCATTCACCGCTTGATTCAAGAAAAAATTAAAGACCCACTGGCCGACGAACTGCTGTTTGGCCAATTGAGACAAGGCGGCCTAGTCACCGTAAGACTTGAAGGAGAAGATATTAAACTCGCCGTTGAACAAAACGCCGAGAAAAAAGCAACTGTTAAAAGTTAG
- a CDS encoding oxidative damage protection protein yields MSERVVICSRYGKELPGLESVPIEGELGREIFEKVSKEAWDEWNDHIMIRVINEYRLDLIEDEQFDVLMDQMKAFFNL; encoded by the coding sequence ATGTCTGAGCGAGTTGTCATTTGTAGTCGTTATGGCAAAGAGCTGCCCGGTTTGGAATCAGTTCCTATCGAGGGCGAGCTTGGTCGGGAGATTTTCGAGAAAGTTTCCAAAGAAGCCTGGGATGAGTGGAATGATCACATTATGATAAGGGTAATTAATGAATATAGGCTCGACTTAATTGAAGACGAGCAGTTTGATGTCCTTATGGATCAGATGAAGGCATTTTTTAATCTGTGA
- a CDS encoding arginase family protein → MSIVKLIGAPYDVGCRSETATAIDQKNGPKALRSAISRMTRGLNVPLDFDDVGDIICDNTVLAVLKSVEETFLRVHLKKALPLIIGGAHTLTLGALRAAKKINPKFSLIYIDAHGDIMPHSEINYGSFLHYAIKEKTILPQQIGFVGTRLLEREELETIGRENIFNLTSLSVEEYGIVSTIEKIKASLPTPYYISIDLDSLDPSVAPGVSAPYPGGLSFRELLFLTRELTKCHVLGIDIVELSPINDINNQTANLAATLVLSLATTVCSISR, encoded by the coding sequence ATGTCGATAGTGAAATTAATTGGAGCACCCTATGACGTTGGTTGCAGATCGGAAACTGCTACAGCAATAGATCAAAAAAACGGCCCAAAAGCACTGCGCAGCGCAATCAGTCGAATGACTCGTGGATTGAATGTGCCACTTGATTTTGACGATGTCGGCGACATTATTTGCGACAACACAGTTCTAGCAGTATTAAAAAGCGTCGAGGAAACATTTTTAAGAGTTCACTTAAAAAAAGCTCTGCCGCTAATTATTGGCGGAGCACACACTCTGACACTCGGCGCACTGCGTGCAGCAAAAAAAATAAACCCTAAATTTTCCCTAATTTACATCGACGCCCATGGGGATATAATGCCTCACAGTGAAATTAATTATGGTTCTTTTCTGCACTATGCGATTAAAGAAAAAACTATCTTACCTCAGCAGATAGGCTTTGTAGGCACTAGACTTCTAGAACGCGAAGAATTGGAGACGATAGGTAGAGAAAACATTTTCAACCTGACTTCCCTATCCGTCGAAGAATACGGAATCGTTAGCACAATTGAGAAGATAAAAGCATCGCTCCCTACACCCTACTACATAAGCATAGACCTAGATTCATTAGACCCAAGCGTAGCTCCTGGCGTGTCCGCACCATATCCTGGCGGCCTAAGCTTCCGCGAGCTATTATTCCTGACTAGAGAACTTACAAAATGCCACGTCCTAGGAATAGATATAGTTGAACTTTCTCCCATAAACGACATCAATAATCAAACCGCAAATCTTGCCGCCACACTTGTGCTGTCTCTCGCAACTACAGTGTGTTCAATATCTAGATAG
- a CDS encoding flagellin FliC yields the protein MSLTIQSNINSLKANKELNKQEAALKKSFEKLSTGKEINKASDNPAALAIAMELLTDADTSTVAARNISDAVSVTNIVDSSLETASDITLRMRELATQASNGTYSNEQREALNDEFQSLSAELDRIAQTTEFNDQQLLSTDGSISLQIGTDGDVSSQISLPLKAVSSSSLGLGSTDISTQANATQALSSIESASETLTDARSDVNVVANQLSFTFESLQVSEQNKRDAASRILDADIATESANLVTNQIREKAALAVKAQANIMPELALKLLS from the coding sequence ATGTCGCTTACCATTCAGTCAAATATAAACTCCCTTAAAGCTAATAAGGAGTTAAATAAGCAAGAAGCTGCATTAAAAAAGAGCTTCGAAAAGCTTTCTACGGGAAAAGAGATCAACAAAGCTTCTGATAATCCGGCAGCGCTTGCCATTGCCATGGAGCTTCTCACCGACGCTGACACGTCGACGGTTGCGGCGCGAAATATTAGCGATGCTGTATCCGTTACCAATATCGTGGATAGCTCTTTAGAAACTGCTAGCGACATAACTTTGCGAATGAGGGAACTCGCAACTCAAGCCTCAAACGGAACATATAGCAATGAACAAAGAGAAGCACTAAATGACGAATTTCAGTCTCTTTCTGCAGAATTGGATCGAATTGCTCAAACCACTGAATTTAACGACCAACAATTACTGAGCACCGATGGCAGCATCTCTTTGCAAATCGGAACAGATGGAGATGTGTCCTCACAGATTTCTTTACCGCTTAAAGCCGTAAGCAGCTCCTCCCTTGGTTTAGGGAGCACAGATATCTCAACTCAGGCAAATGCTACGCAGGCTCTCTCTAGCATTGAGTCTGCAAGCGAAACGCTAACTGATGCCCGTAGCGACGTGAATGTAGTAGCAAACCAACTAAGTTTTACCTTTGAAAGCCTTCAAGTCTCTGAACAAAACAAAAGAGACGCGGCGAGTCGAATACTAGATGCAGACATAGCGACGGAAAGTGCTAATCTTGTAACAAATCAGATTCGTGAAAAGGCAGCCCTGGCAGTTAAAGCACAAGCGAATATCATGCCCGAACTCGCTCTAAAACTCCTAAGCTAA
- a CDS encoding ATP-binding protein has protein sequence MGCKTACDIFDHARLELCLISSSKIITPTVKIISSLLNGLISYRELGRVEVVISEVLRNALEHGNLGISYEEKTAALENDAFEQLLSERSSRAIAHGLKIRVIVDISPTEFCCVVEDDGEGFNWQDVPEPIVDPTVLLKLHGRGLAMVNKEFDQVLFNDKGNSVKLLKKLA, from the coding sequence ATGGGTTGTAAGACAGCTTGTGACATATTTGATCATGCGCGACTTGAGCTATGTTTAATTAGCTCTAGTAAGATAATTACCCCTACGGTTAAAATAATATCTAGTTTGCTAAACGGCCTCATTTCTTATCGCGAGTTAGGTCGTGTGGAGGTGGTAATCTCAGAAGTGCTTCGCAATGCACTAGAGCACGGAAATTTAGGCATTAGCTATGAAGAAAAGACTGCGGCTCTGGAGAATGATGCGTTTGAACAGCTTCTTAGTGAACGCAGCTCGCGTGCGATAGCGCATGGATTAAAGATTAGAGTGATAGTTGATATTAGCCCTACAGAGTTCTGCTGTGTGGTTGAGGACGATGGTGAAGGGTTTAATTGGCAAGATGTCCCAGAACCTATTGTAGATCCAACCGTGTTGCTAAAGCTACACGGTCGCGGGTTAGCGATGGTAAATAAGGAGTTTGACCAGGTTTTGTTTAATGATAAGGGAAATAGCGTTAAGCTGCTTAAGAAGTTAGCTTAG